A genomic stretch from Saccopteryx bilineata isolate mSacBil1 unplaced genomic scaffold, mSacBil1_pri_phased_curated manual_scaffold_38, whole genome shotgun sequence includes:
- the LOC136318326 gene encoding ankyrin repeat and SOCS box protein 11-like, translating into MAAGIPQREHTRVNGMTVHGATPLFSACCSGSAACVNVLLEFGAKAQLEVHLSSPIHEAVKRGHQEGMEILLANNVNIDQEVPQLGIPLYVACTHQRVDCVKTLLELGASVDQGQWLDTPLHAAAKQSSVEVIHLLIDYGANLKHRNAQGKSALDLAAPKSSVEQALLLRDGPPALSQLYHLCVRKCLGRACHQSIHKLHLQELLQRFLLYQ; encoded by the exons ATGGCAGCTGGCATCCCCCAGAGAGAGCACACAAGG GTCAATGGAATGACTGTTCATGGAGCCACACCCCTCTTCAGTGCTTGCTGCAGTGGCAGTGCTGCGTGTGTCAACGTGCTGCTGGAGTTTGGAGCCAAGGCCCAGCTCGAGGTGCACCTGTCTTCCCCCATCCATGAGGCAGTAAAGAGAG GCCACCAAGAGGGCATGGAGATTCTGCTGGCAAATAACGTGAACATTGACCAAGAAGTGCCTCAGCTCGGAATTCCCCTGTATGTGGCCTGCACTCACCAAAGGGTAGATTGTGTGAAGACACTTCTAGAATTAG GAGCCAGTGTTGACCAGGGCCAATGGCTGGATACCCCTCTCCATGCCGCAGCAAAGCAGTCCAGTGTGGAGGTCATCCATCTGCTCATAGACTATGGGGCCAACCTGAAGCACAGAAATGCTCAGGGCAAAAGTGCACTTGATCTGGCAGCCCCGAAAAGCAGTGTGGAGCAGGCACTTCTGCTCCGGGATG GCCCGCCTGCTCTTTCTCAGCTCTACCACCTGTGTGTCCGGAAGTGTTTGGGTCGTGCATGTCATCAAAGCATCCACAAGCTACATCTGCAAGAGCTGCTGCAAAGATTCCTCCTCTACCAGTAG